The proteins below are encoded in one region of Aulosira sp. FACHB-615:
- a CDS encoding CTB family bacteriocin, giving the protein MNYELFIDVNEEQQAIVSGGAEALNLSTFYKHFLQVTETIGPVAASSGPGGSTIIAGGIQKTFLETLETASSFLGLVS; this is encoded by the coding sequence ATGAACTACGAATTGTTTATTGATGTAAACGAAGAGCAACAAGCGATTGTAAGCGGTGGCGCAGAAGCTCTTAACTTATCAACCTTCTATAAACACTTCTTGCAAGTAACTGAAACTATTGGGCCAGTTGCAGCTAGTTCAGGGCCTGGCGGTAGCACCATTATAGCTGGTGGTATACAGAAAACATTTTTAGAAACTCTGGAAACAGCTTCTTCATTTTTAGGATTAGTTAGCTAA
- a CDS encoding CTB family bacteriocin: protein MSHELFTDLSVEQQAIVAGGVGVLDFSTAYSKFFSQTEVIGPVGSTSGLGGSSIVAGGVQKTTIEAIQTGTYFKALVG from the coding sequence ATGTCACACGAATTATTTACCGATTTATCTGTTGAACAACAAGCAATTGTAGCAGGTGGTGTAGGAGTTTTAGATTTTAGCACTGCATATTCTAAGTTTTTTAGCCAAACTGAAGTTATCGGGCCAGTAGGTAGTACGTCTGGTCTTGGCGGTAGCAGCATAGTAGCTGGTGGAGTACAAAAAACAACCATAGAAGCTATTCAAACAGGTACTTACTTTAAAGCTTTAGTAGGCTAG
- a CDS encoding PAS domain S-box protein, whose protein sequence is MPDHDQDELAALRQRVAELEELEIKYQCQQVALEAQLTELQTKLTTARINSDHQADIALTLQQLQQEKAERQQIEVALQESEQLLRLAIDAAWMGFWDWNILPDKLIWSESHELLFGLTPGSFENTYAAFLACVHPEDRQSVTTNITTALTNKTNYKDEFRVIWPDQSLHWISSQGKFYYDKQGQATRMFGVCLDITGRKQTEENTRQLTSQVQEQANLLNAILATSVDHICIFDRAGRHRYISHGGAAILGFQPQEVVGKTLRELNLPNDFVEQVEIQQQAVIISGEPIKDECQLVTIEGLRDYEYILTPLRNHTQSIEGVIVVSRDITAHKKVEQSLRESEARFRRLFESNLVGVAFWNTEGFITDANDAYLQLVGYTRDEFAVVGKIDWRELTPPEYLDLDDRALADVQVSGVSQIYEKEYVQRNGKRVAVVLGIALLTDCQDRGVAFVLDISDRKRAEQERDRLLQTERIARQEAEIANRIKDEFLAVLSHELRTPLNPILGWAKLLRNRKFDEETTKQALETIERNAKLQTQLIEDLLDVSRILQGKLSLNVCPVSLVMVVQAALETVRLAAEAKSIQIHTIFDPNIGQVMGDANRLQQVMWNLLSNAVKFTPNAGQVEIQVKEIDHQAQIQVSDTGKGISPEFLPYVFDYFRQADGTTTRKFGGLGLGLAIVRQVVEMHGGTVKADSPGEGLGAIFTVRIPLIVINEPVRRQENESLTSESEFGNLSDIKVLMVDDEPDIRDLITFILHDYGVAVTAVTSATAALAELSQSLPDILISDIGMPDVDGYMLIRQIRQLTPAQGGNVPAIALTAYAGEINQQQALTAGFQLHIPKPVDPDALVKAIASLLKC, encoded by the coding sequence ATGCCAGACCATGATCAAGATGAATTAGCAGCTTTACGGCAGCGTGTTGCAGAGTTGGAAGAATTAGAAATTAAATATCAATGTCAGCAGGTTGCATTAGAGGCGCAATTAACTGAACTACAAACAAAACTGACAACAGCCAGGATTAATTCTGATCATCAGGCAGATATAGCATTAACGCTGCAACAACTCCAGCAAGAAAAAGCGGAACGACAACAAATTGAAGTCGCCTTGCAAGAAAGCGAACAACTCTTGAGACTGGCTATTGATGCTGCTTGGATGGGTTTTTGGGATTGGAATATTTTGCCTGATAAATTAATTTGGTCAGAAAGTCATGAACTGCTGTTTGGTTTAACTCCAGGTAGCTTTGAAAATACTTACGCGGCTTTTTTAGCTTGTGTGCATCCTGAAGATAGACAATCTGTCACAACAAATATTACCACTGCCTTAACCAATAAAACTAACTATAAAGACGAATTTCGCGTTATTTGGCCTGACCAAAGTTTGCATTGGATTTCTTCTCAAGGAAAATTTTACTATGACAAGCAAGGACAGGCGACGCGGATGTTTGGCGTATGTCTGGATATTACTGGGCGGAAGCAAACAGAAGAAAACACCCGTCAATTAACTAGCCAAGTCCAAGAACAAGCCAATTTGTTAAATGCGATTCTGGCTACCTCTGTAGATCATATTTGTATATTCGATCGCGCTGGTCGCCATAGGTATATTAGTCACGGTGGCGCGGCTATCTTAGGTTTTCAACCGCAGGAAGTTGTGGGTAAAACATTGCGAGAGTTGAATTTACCTAATGATTTTGTTGAACAGGTGGAAATTCAGCAACAAGCGGTGATCATTTCTGGGGAACCAATTAAAGATGAATGTCAATTAGTGACAATTGAAGGATTGCGTGACTACGAATATATTCTTACACCCCTACGCAATCACACCCAAAGCATTGAAGGTGTAATTGTCGTTTCCCGTGATATCACCGCCCATAAAAAAGTAGAACAGTCATTACGGGAAAGTGAAGCCAGATTCCGCCGCTTGTTTGAGTCTAACTTGGTTGGGGTGGCGTTTTGGAATACGGAAGGTTTTATCACTGATGCTAACGATGCTTATTTACAGTTAGTTGGTTATACCCGTGATGAGTTTGCGGTTGTCGGGAAAATTGACTGGCGAGAACTCACACCACCAGAATATCTAGATTTAGATGATCGCGCTCTTGCAGATGTCCAAGTTAGCGGAGTTTCGCAGATTTACGAAAAAGAATATGTCCAACGCAACGGTAAACGGGTAGCGGTGGTTTTAGGGATAGCCTTGTTAACTGACTGTCAAGATCGGGGTGTGGCTTTTGTTTTAGATATTAGCGATCGCAAACGCGCCGAACAAGAACGCGATCGACTTTTACAAACTGAACGCATCGCCCGTCAAGAAGCAGAAATCGCCAACCGCATCAAAGATGAATTTCTTGCTGTTCTCTCCCATGAATTGCGAACGCCACTCAACCCGATTTTAGGTTGGGCGAAATTGCTGCGAAATCGCAAATTTGATGAAGAAACTACAAAACAAGCTTTAGAAACAATTGAACGCAACGCCAAATTACAAACCCAGTTAATCGAAGATTTATTAGATGTTTCGCGCATCCTCCAAGGAAAATTAAGCTTAAATGTCTGTCCCGTCAGTTTAGTAATGGTTGTGCAAGCTGCCTTAGAAACAGTACGCTTGGCAGCAGAAGCTAAATCGATTCAAATTCACACCATATTTGACCCTAATATCGGGCAAGTTATGGGTGATGCTAATCGCTTACAACAAGTGATGTGGAATTTACTTTCCAACGCCGTGAAATTTACCCCAAATGCTGGACAGGTAGAAATTCAAGTTAAAGAAATTGATCATCAAGCACAAATACAAGTCAGTGATACAGGTAAAGGTATTTCACCAGAATTTTTGCCTTATGTGTTTGATTACTTTCGCCAAGCAGATGGTACAACAACTCGTAAATTTGGCGGCTTGGGTTTAGGACTGGCGATTGTCCGTCAAGTCGTAGAAATGCACGGTGGTACAGTCAAAGCAGACAGTCCCGGTGAAGGGTTGGGTGCTATTTTTACAGTGAGGATACCTTTGATTGTGATTAACGAACCAGTCAGACGACAAGAAAATGAATCTTTAACAAGTGAATCTGAGTTTGGTAATCTTTCTGATATCAAAGTTTTAATGGTGGATGACGAACCAGATATCCGCGACTTAATCACATTTATTTTGCATGATTATGGTGTGGCTGTTACCGCCGTCACATCCGCCACCGCCGCCCTCGCTGAACTGTCGCAGTCATTACCAGATATTTTAATTAGTGATATTGGAATGCCCGACGTAGATGGTTATATGCTAATTCGCCAGATCCGCCAGCTTACACCCGCACAAGGCGGAAATGTCCCCGCGATCGCCCTCACAGCCTACGCTGGCGAAATTAACCAACAACAAGCACTCACCGCCGGCTTCCAGTTACACATACCCAAACCAGTTGATCCTGACGCATTGGTAAAAGCGATCGCTAGTTTATTAAAGTGCTGA
- a CDS encoding HlyD family secretion protein: protein MLYTYTKQTLPSVQSDDFLPPVSRWTSLAGIFLVGSLGAGMSLASWVKYNVTVKTSASVRPTGEIRFVQPKIEGTVKSIFVQENQIVKQGDAIARLDDEQLQIKKSQLQDNIQQARLQIIQIDAQIRTLDTQIVAETTVAERTVASAEADLARNQREYQERQITTSSELLAAQASSQKAEADLHKAQADLSFAEVDRDRYGQLAQVGAIGKREFEQKKLVVIQTQAILEAEKKSVDIAKAKVQVAQASVNPSSASIAIAQSRIAQEIARGEANIATLKKEKQALIQRRVEMQNQLGQSQKELLQVISQLQDTILRASSNGVILKLNLRNPGQVLRVSEPIAEIAPTNAPLVVKAMIPPQEIKNVAVGQKVQMRIDACPYPDYGTLKGVVTAISPDAISTKTSNADIPSSTSLTPGGSYFEATIQPERIIFGNSDRQCHIQAGMEAKANIISQEETALKFMLRKARLTTDL from the coding sequence ATGCTTTACACATATACTAAACAAACTCTGCCATCAGTACAAAGTGATGATTTTCTTCCGCCTGTGAGTCGTTGGACATCTCTAGCCGGAATTTTTTTAGTTGGAAGTTTGGGTGCGGGGATGAGTTTAGCTTCATGGGTGAAATATAATGTGACGGTGAAAACTTCTGCATCTGTGCGTCCAACGGGAGAAATTCGCTTTGTTCAACCCAAAATTGAAGGGACTGTAAAAAGTATTTTTGTGCAAGAAAATCAAATCGTCAAACAAGGCGATGCGATCGCACGTTTAGATGACGAACAATTGCAAATCAAAAAAAGTCAATTACAAGACAACATTCAGCAAGCTAGGCTGCAAATTATCCAAATTGACGCTCAAATCAGGACTTTAGATACGCAAATTGTCGCAGAAACTACGGTAGCAGAACGCACTGTCGCTTCTGCTGAAGCCGATTTAGCCCGCAATCAAAGAGAATATCAAGAACGCCAAATTACTACCAGCAGCGAATTACTCGCAGCACAAGCCAGTTCGCAAAAGGCGGAAGCAGACTTGCATAAAGCCCAAGCTGATTTAAGTTTTGCCGAGGTGGATCGCGATCGCTATGGACAATTAGCGCAAGTTGGCGCAATTGGTAAGCGCGAATTTGAACAAAAAAAGCTGGTTGTGATTCAAACCCAAGCCATTTTAGAAGCTGAAAAAAAATCCGTAGATATTGCAAAAGCCAAAGTGCAAGTCGCCCAAGCATCTGTAAATCCTAGCAGCGCCTCAATTGCGATCGCCCAGTCCAGAATCGCCCAAGAAATTGCTAGAGGCGAGGCTAATATCGCTACTTTAAAAAAGGAAAAACAAGCGTTAATTCAACGACGTGTAGAAATGCAAAATCAACTCGGACAATCGCAAAAAGAACTTTTACAAGTTATTAGTCAATTGCAAGATACTATTTTGCGAGCTAGTAGTAATGGGGTAATTCTGAAGCTGAATTTACGCAACCCCGGTCAAGTGTTGCGGGTAAGTGAACCAATTGCGGAAATTGCACCGACTAATGCACCTTTAGTTGTGAAAGCGATGATTCCACCCCAAGAAATTAAAAATGTCGCCGTTGGTCAAAAAGTACAGATGCGAATTGATGCTTGTCCCTATCCTGATTACGGAACTCTGAAAGGTGTGGTGACAGCAATTTCTCCTGATGCAATTTCAACTAAAACGAGTAATGCAGATATTCCCTCATCAACTTCTCTCACTCCTGGAGGGAGCTATTTTGAAGCTACTATTCAACCAGAAAGAATCATTTTTGGTAATAGCGATCGCCAATGTCATATCCAAGCTGGTATGGAGGCAAAAGCTAACATTATTTCCCAAGAAGAAACTGCATTAAAATTTATGTTGCGTAAGGCTAGATTAACCACAGATTTATAA
- a CDS encoding peptidase domain-containing ABC transporter has translation MKHQFVKQHSEEDCGAACLAAISKYYGRTFTLSRIREAVGTGQFGTTLLGLKRGAETLGFNVRPVKTSPEVLNRINEAPLPAIIHWKGNHWVVLYGRKGQKCLVADPAVGIRYLSKQEIAEGWADWLMLLLEPDPIRFFAQADEKVGGFWRFFQRVWIYRAILAQALPLNLMLGLLSLASPFLMQILTDDVLVRGDTQLLTTVAIAVVVMNLISHSLSFVQSNLIAHFAQRLQLGLVLEFGRQILRLPLSYYESRRSGEIVSRLQDIDQINQLVAQLVVGLPSQFFIALISFSFMVFYSWKLTLVAALIGIVMSISTVVFQPNLQQKTRELLVQEAETQGVLVETFKGALTLKTTTSGLQFWDELQSRFGRLANVTYRTIQIGIINHTFSGFVSGVGGVILLWFGGNLVINPAENLSIGQLFAFNSMNGNFLGLIATIISFVDEITRAKTATQRLTEVIDATPENAGDEIKPYAKILGDADIVCTNLNFHYAGRLDLIDDFSLTIPGSQVVALIGKSGCGKSTLAKLIAGLYPLQSGNIRIGLYNLQDLSLECLRQQVVLVPQEPHFWSRSIVENFRLGAPHVTFEQIVRACQVAEADDFISKLPDKYQTILGEFGANISGGQRQRLAIARAIVTDPPILILDESTGGLDPVSEAQVLDKLFKHRQGKTTILITHRPRVVNRADWIVLLDQGKLKTQGSLAELRSQPGEHWEFLNP, from the coding sequence ATGAAACACCAATTTGTGAAACAGCACAGTGAAGAAGACTGTGGGGCTGCTTGTTTGGCTGCTATTTCTAAATATTATGGACGTACTTTTACTCTCAGTCGGATTCGTGAAGCTGTTGGGACTGGACAATTTGGAACTACTTTATTAGGGCTAAAAAGAGGAGCAGAAACACTAGGCTTTAATGTGCGTCCTGTGAAAACTTCACCAGAAGTTTTAAACCGGATTAATGAAGCACCTTTGCCAGCCATTATTCATTGGAAAGGTAATCATTGGGTTGTATTATATGGCAGAAAAGGTCAAAAATGTTTAGTTGCTGATCCGGCTGTTGGTATTCGCTATCTTTCTAAACAAGAGATAGCAGAAGGTTGGGCTGATTGGTTGATGCTGTTATTAGAACCTGATCCAATTAGGTTTTTCGCGCAAGCAGATGAAAAAGTTGGCGGATTTTGGCGTTTCTTTCAGCGCGTCTGGATTTATCGCGCGATTTTAGCGCAAGCATTACCTCTGAATTTGATGTTGGGATTGCTCTCTTTAGCTTCCCCATTTTTAATGCAGATTCTGACTGATGATGTGCTAGTTAGAGGTGATACACAGTTACTTACTACTGTAGCGATCGCAGTTGTAGTGATGAATTTAATTTCCCACAGTCTTTCCTTTGTTCAGTCTAACTTAATTGCTCACTTTGCTCAACGTCTGCAATTAGGTTTAGTCTTGGAATTTGGTAGGCAAATTTTGCGTTTACCGCTTTCTTATTACGAATCACGGCGCAGTGGAGAAATTGTCAGTCGGTTACAAGATATTGACCAAATTAATCAGTTAGTTGCTCAACTAGTTGTTGGTTTACCCAGTCAATTTTTTATTGCTTTGATATCTTTCAGCTTTATGGTTTTCTATAGCTGGAAACTCACACTAGTAGCTGCATTGATTGGTATAGTAATGAGCATATCAACAGTAGTTTTTCAGCCGAATTTACAACAAAAAACTCGTGAGCTTTTAGTCCAAGAAGCAGAAACACAAGGCGTTTTAGTCGAAACTTTTAAAGGCGCACTCACCCTCAAAACTACAACTTCTGGGTTGCAATTTTGGGATGAATTACAAAGCCGCTTTGGTCGGTTAGCGAATGTTACCTATCGCACAATTCAAATTGGGATTATAAATCATACTTTTTCGGGCTTTGTTTCGGGAGTTGGGGGTGTAATTTTGTTGTGGTTTGGGGGAAATTTAGTAATTAATCCAGCCGAAAATTTGAGTATTGGGCAACTTTTTGCTTTCAACTCAATGAATGGTAATTTTTTAGGTTTAATTGCTACAATTATTAGCTTTGTAGATGAAATTACCCGCGCTAAAACTGCTACTCAACGACTCACGGAGGTAATAGACGCAACGCCAGAAAATGCAGGTGATGAAATCAAACCTTACGCCAAAATTCTTGGTGATGCTGACATTGTTTGTACAAATTTGAATTTTCATTATGCTGGGCGACTAGATTTAATTGATGATTTTTCGTTGACCATTCCTGGCAGTCAAGTTGTGGCTTTAATTGGTAAATCTGGTTGTGGGAAAAGTACATTAGCTAAACTAATTGCTGGCTTATATCCTTTGCAATCAGGTAATATTCGCATTGGGCTGTATAACTTGCAGGATTTATCTCTAGAATGTCTGCGTCAACAAGTAGTACTTGTTCCCCAAGAGCCACATTTTTGGAGTCGTTCAATTGTAGAAAATTTTCGTTTGGGCGCTCCTCATGTCACATTTGAGCAAATTGTCAGAGCTTGTCAGGTAGCAGAAGCTGACGATTTTATTAGTAAGTTACCAGATAAATATCAAACTATTTTAGGGGAATTTGGCGCAAATATTTCTGGTGGGCAACGTCAAAGATTAGCAATAGCCAGGGCGATTGTTACAGACCCGCCAATTTTGATTTTAGATGAATCAACTGGTGGACTTGACCCAGTAAGTGAAGCACAGGTTTTAGATAAATTATTTAAACATCGTCAAGGTAAAACCACAATTTTAATTACTCACCGTCCTAGAGTAGTTAATCGGGCAGATTGGATAGTTTTACTAGATCAAGGTAAGTTAAAAACACAAGGTTCGTTGGCAGAATTACGCTCTCAACCTGGAGAGCATTGGGAATTTTTAAATCCTTAA